In one Andrena cerasifolii isolate SP2316 chromosome 2, iyAndCera1_principal, whole genome shotgun sequence genomic region, the following are encoded:
- the LOC143365949 gene encoding putative pyruvate dehydrogenase E1 component subunit alpha, mitochondrial isoform X2 produces the protein MIPGCIRNIGVQTSKRNVVSYFLNKKSNYATEATFETKPFRLHKLDSGPSTKVTLTKDDAADLYKKLHTIRRMETAAGNLYKEKIVRGFCHLYSGQEACAVGIKAALRSQDSVITAYRAHGWTYLMGIEPVGVLSELTGKKGGSAKGKGGSMHMYCKNFYGGNGIVGAQVPLGVGIAFAQKYMNTGGVCVALYGDGAANQGQVFEVYNMAKLWDLPCIFVCENNGYGMGTSMDRSSASTDYYSRGDYVPGIWVDGMDVLAVREATKFAIDHCTSGKGPIVMEAATYRYSGHSMSDPGTSYRTREEIQEVRQTKDPITGFKERILNANLITQDEVKAMEMAIKKTVDDAVKAAKADSEIPLEELTADICANFLEKEIRNVTPFNPLKHMRIGPAVNT, from the exons ATGATACCCGGCTGTATCAGGAACATAGGCGTGCAAACGTCAAAGCGAAAC GTGGTATCTTACTTCCTCAACAAGAAAAGCAATTATGCCACAGAAGCTACGTTTGAAACGAAACCCTTCCGATTGCACAAACTGGACAGCGGGCCATCCACGAAAGTCACTCTTACTAAGGACGATGCTGCAGACTTATACAAGAAATTGCACACGATCCGTCGTATGGAAACGGCAGCGGGAAACCTCTACAAGGAGAAGATTGTCAGGGGTTTCTGCCATTTATACTCCGGCCAA GAAGCTTGCGCCGTTGGTATCAAGGCCGCTCTTAGGTCACAGGACTCTGTGATTACGGCCTACCGTGCTCACGGATGGACGTACTTGATGGGAATCGAACCAGTCGGTGTACTCTCCGAACTGACTGGTAAAAAAGGAGGTAGCGCGAAGGGCAAAGGTGGTTCCATGCACATGTACTGCAAGAACTTCTACGGTGGAAATGGCATTGTCGGTGCTCAA GTGCCACTAGGAGTTGGAATCGCTTTCGCTCAAAAGTACATGAACACAGGTGGAGTATGTGTTGCGCTGTATGGAGATGGGGCAGCTAACCAGGGGCAGGTATTCGAAGTGTACAATATGGCCAAATTGTGGGATCTCCCTTGTATCTTCGTTTGCGAGAACAATGGATATGGTATGGGTACCAGCATGGATCGTTCTTCTGCAAGTACTGACTACTACTCACGAGGAGACTACGTACCTGGAATCTGG GTGGACGGTATGGATGTTCTGGCAGTCAGGGAAGCCACAAAGTTCGCCATAGACCATTGCACATCCGGTAAAGGTCCCATTGTCATGGAGGCTGCGACGTACAGATACAGCGGCCACAGTATGTCTGACCCTGGGACCAGTTACCGTACGAGGGAAGAAATCCAAGAAGTGAGGCAGACTAAAGACCCCATCACTGGTTTCAAGGAACGGATACTGAATGCGAATCTCATTACTCAGGATGAAGTAAAA GCAATGGAGATGGCCATAAAGAAGACGGTGGACGATGCCGTGAAAGCTGCGAAGGCAGACAGCGAGATTCCATTAGAAGAACTCACAGCCGACATTTGCGCCAACTTCTTAGAGAAAGAAATTCGTAATGTGACTCCGTTTAATCCCCTGAAGCACATGAGGATAGGGCCCGCGGTTAATACCTAA
- the LOC143365947 gene encoding zinc transporter ZIP3-like isoform X2, with protein MEETTTSTILLVAKIGAMVGLGFGSLILGMLPLIIGRYRINHRQKRHRGISSNSSSCTSASISNAFSSSVTSTATAGDSQGLQTSLLLCFGGGVLLFTTFLHLAPEVRVSVERHQSNGQLPTLGTLSLSELLFCAGFFLVYFVEEAVHAALTGKPESSEALLYRTVSVRRCNNQASASTGSTTTVSTTTRSTWKEDNDDLEDNDEPTKPSALHPDDLRDGRKDKTLPAIFVLSSPTGLSSPDHHPDNRRHPSDVDLNHYPKTNHHDHKHPVMTKNTSVQGLLTVLALSFHAIFEGLAVGLEPSIASVVYLAAAIATHKLVISFCVGMELYVAGASTRTTLGYLTIFSMVTPIGIAVGLALGHFKNDSGNLGPTPTILQGMAAGTLLYVVFFEVLARERANEKSGLLQFTAIVVGFMLMLGLQIATAHSHSHSHGGHSHDHDHEGGDHDDDDDHDHVHELDSHEHMHSNRTSERILTDTIDRVTESITEAVSSLLSSTKSSTDALSRNDNETTILRTDRS; from the exons atggAGGAAACAACGACGTCTACGATTCTACTGGTGGCAAAGATTGGCGCCATGGTGGGTCTAGGGTTTGGATCTCTGATCCTGGGAATGCTGCCACTGATTATTGGCAGGTACAGAATTAATCATCGACAAAAACGGCACCGCGGGATTTCTAGCAATTCCAGCAGCTGCACGTCTGCCTCCATTTCGAACGCGTTCTCCTCGAGCGTTACATCGACTGCGACTGCTGGGGATTCCCAA GGTCTTCAGACGTCGTTGCTGCTGTGCTTCGGCGGGGGGGTCCTCCTGTTCACCACGTTCCTGCACCTAGCGCCGGAAGTTCGCGTGAGCGTGGAGCGTCACCAGTCGAACGGTCAGCTGCCTACGCTCGGCACGCTCAGCCTCTCGGAGCTGCTCTTCTGCGCGGGCTTTTTCCTCGTCTACTTCGTTGAGGAGGCTGTACACGCAGCGCTCACGGGGAAGCCCGAGTCGTCCGAAGCGCTGCTCTACAGGACCGTATCAGTGCGCAGGTGCAACAACCAAGCAAGCGCCTCGACCGGCTCGACCACCACCGTCTCCACCACCACCAGGTCCACCTGGAAGGAAGACAACGACGACCTCGAGGACAACGACGAGCCCACCAAACCATCCGCCCTCCACCCAGACGATCTTCGAGACGGAAGAAAAGACAAGACCCTCCCGGCGATATTCGTCCTCTCATCACCCACGGGGCTATCCTCGCCAGACCATCACCCGGACAACAGGAGACACCCCTCGGACGTGGACCTGAATCACTACCCGAAAACGAACCACCACGACCACAAACACCCAGTCATGACCAAGAACACCTCCGTGCAAGGCCTACTGACTGTCCTGGCTCTCTCCTTCCACGCAATCTTCGAGGGCCTAGCAGTGGGATTGGAGCCCTCCATAGCGTCCGTTGTTTACTTAGCCGCGGCTATCGCCACTCACAAACTGGTGATCTCGTTCTGCGTCGGAATGGAGCTGTACGTGGCTGGTGCCTCGACGAGGACCACTCTGGGCTACCTCACGATATTCTCCATGGTCACGCCCATAGGGATCGCCGTGGGCCTCGCCCTGGGCCACTTCAAGAACGACAGCGGCAATTTGGGCCCCACGCCGACGATACTGCAGGGCATGGCCGCTGGCACACTGCTTTACGTGGTGTTCTTCGAGGTTCTCGCCCGCGAGAGGGCTAACGAGAAAAGTGGACTCCTACAGTTCACCGCCATTGTCGTCGGATTCATGCTGATGCTGGGCCTGCAGATCGCCA CTGCACATTCCCATTCGCATTCGCACGGTGGCCACTCGCACGATCACGACCACGAGGGAGGTGACCACGATGATGATGACGATCACGATCACGTCCACGAATTGGACTCCCACGAGCACATGCATTCGAACAGAACAAGCGAGAGGATACTCACCGACACGATCGACAGGGTGACGGAGAGCATCACGGAGGCGGTCAGCAGCCTCCTCTCTTCCACGAAGAGTTCCACCGATGCACTttcgaggaacgacaacgagacCACGATATTGCGTACGGATCGCAGCTAA
- the Mah gene encoding solute carrier family member mahogany isoform X2, which produces MNRERVPLLFREANSDLSLLFATLCVVDIFGVFPIIALPRAIVQCGLYGIPLVLVVLGLQIYTAVLLGKSWTIATTLDPQISRKNRHPLAAVTELTLGTRAKTLVTIILDLTVFGCSIPNLLVASQNLQMFGLKVSGQRFDISFCYWLLVVGVLLCPIMWLGSPRDMKWLVSFSATAVILTATLIWWCIIADDRVLDVLPVPTSPAWDKFIAGYGMLAFQFDVHPTLMTVQVDMHRPQDMNKAVVISFLVSGFLFAVTTSLAVWKYGGSTTANVLQVVPGSFTMSAAILLAAVQLCLSSAVGHSALFQDLEDQWNIHRTFGWKRCAIRSAIIFLGVAVGESVPRFDIVMALIGGSLTGPLVFVLPPLIYSKAIALKARSIGASAPEVYSGVPKTEYHRYSYVYYDDLDDEFDEVTENENNGFINGQASEEFLMTRRGHDDGPLFLDASRPFNAYRKHAPSTQPVPRSKSCNFRRWNNWFGYLIVVFGIAITVSSTYINIKNTIRFVQFTPPCIVNATVEQNPL; this is translated from the exons ATGAATCGCGAGAGAGTGCCGCTGCTTTTCAGAGAGGCCAATTCGGATCTGTCCCTTTTGTTCGCCACGTTATGCGTCGTCGACATCTTCGGCGTTTTTCCAATCATAGCGTTGCCGCGCGCAATCGTGCAGTGCG GATTATATGGGATTCCCCTGGTCCTCGTTGTGTTGGGCTTGCAAATTTATACAGCCGTTCTCCTTGGAAAATCATGGACGATCGCAACCACTCTAGATCCGCAAATTTCGCGGAAGAATCG ACATCCTCTTGCCGCTGTAACTGAATTGACATTAGGTACCCGGGCGAAGACCTTGGTAACTATAATCTTGGACCTTACGGTTTTTGGCTGCAGTATACCTAATTTATTAGTTG CGTCGCAAAATTTACAAATGTTCGGACTGAAAGTGTCAGGTCAACGATTTGACATATCGTTCTGCTATTGGCTTCTGGTCGTGGGTGTACTTTTGTGTCCAATTATGTGGCTTGGTAGTCCCCGCGATATGAA ATGGTTGGTTTCATTCTCCGCTACTGCTGTTATTCTCACTGCGACATTAATATGGTGGTGCATAATTGCTGACGATCGCGTGCTTGACGTTCTTCCGGTACCTACTTCTCCTGCCTGGGACAAATTTATTGCTGG ATATGGGATGCTGGCATTCCAGTTCGACGTGCATCCAACATTAATGACCGTGCAAGTAGATATGCATCGTCCTCAGGACATGAACAAAGCTGTTGTAATTTCTTTCTTAG TAAGCGGCTTCTTGTTCGCGGTCACCACCAGCCTAGCTGTTTGGAAGTATGGAGGCAGTACAACAGCTAACGTGCTACAAGTAGTTCCAGGAAGCTTCACTATGAGTGCCGCTATCCTACTCGCTGCTGTTCAGCTATGTTTGTCAAGCGCCGTGGGTCATTCAGCCCTCTTCCAGGATCTAGAGGACCAATGGAACATCCACCGAA CGTTTGGATGGAAAAGGTGCGCCATACGGTCAGCCATTATTTTCCTTGGCGTGGCAGTGGGGGAGTCTGTACCAAGATTTGACATCGTGATGGCTCTGATCGGAGGATCCTTAACTGGCCCGCTTGTCTTTGTCCTCCCACCTTTGATCTACTCGAAAGCTATCGCTTTGAAAGCAAGATCCATAGGAGCTTCCGCGCCTGAAGTATACTCAG GCGTGCCTAAAACCGAATACCATCGATACTCGTACGTTTACTACGACGACCTGGACGACGAGTTCGACGAGGTCACCGAGAATGAGAACAACGGCTTTATCAATGGACAGGCTAGCGAAGAGTTTCTAATGACCAGAAGAGGCCACGATGATGGACCGTTATTTTTAGATGCTAGTCGACCCTTCAATGCCTACAGAAAACATGCACCTTCTACTCAGCCAGTTCCAAGATCGAAGAGTTGCAATTTTAGAAGATGGAACAATTGGTTCGGCTACTTGATCGTTGTATTCGGTATCGCTATCACCGTATCCTCGACGTATATTAATATCAAAAACACGATACGTTTCGTGCAGTTTACGCCTCCTTGTATCGTGAATGCTACCGTTGAGCAGAATCCCCTATAA
- the LOC143365950 gene encoding uncharacterized protein LOC143365950: MADAGSANAGTVLQKLGLKPITRCSLVKFYVPAFGVASYTALSVNVMNPSLVIRVFPKKDITNFLLGSALLGTGSYIYSREHMKSASTSVRVAYSAAGAVLLSFGSVLVWAVLRSIVPPNPTLCTLAGIGSGLAFIKVGSSYLSFVDGQVQKK, translated from the exons ATGGCCGATGCAGGAAGCGCGAACGCCGGCACGGTTTTGCAGAAACTGGGCCTGAAGCCGATCACGAGATGCAGCCTCGTCAAGTTCTACGTGCCGGCCTTCGGCGTCGCCTCGTACACCGCGTTGTCGGTGAACGTGATGAATCCCAGCCTGGTTATAAG AGTGTTCCCAAAGAAAGACATCACAAACTTTTTACTGGGTAGCGCTCTTCTCGGCACTGGTTCGTATATATATTCCCGCGAGCACATGAAAAGTGCTTCGACGAGCGTAAGAGTTGCGTATAG CGCTGCCGGCGCTGTGCTGCTGAGCTTTGGATCGGTTTTGGTATGGGCGGTACTGAGATCTATCGTACCTCCTAATCCCACGTTGTGCACGTTAGCTGGTATTGGTTCCGGGCTCGCGTTTATTAAGGTTGGCTCCAGTTACTTGAGCTTCGTCGACGGACAGGTACAAAAGAAGTAG
- the Mah gene encoding solute carrier family member mahogany isoform X1, producing the protein MNRERVPLLFREANSDLSLLFATLCVVDIFGVFPIIALPRAIVQCGLYGIPLVLVVLGLQIYTAVLLGKSWTIATTLDPQISRKNRHPLAAVTELTLGTRAKTLVTIILDLTVFGCSIPNLLVASQNLQMFGLKVSGQRFDISFCYWLLVVGVLLCPIMWLGSPRDMKWLVSFSATAVILTATLIWWCIIADDRVLDVLPVPTSPAWDKFIAGYGMLAFQFDVHPTLMTVQVDMHRPQDMNKAVVISFLVSGFLFAVTTSLAVWKYGGSTTANVLQVVPGSFTMSAAILLAAVQLCLSSAVGHSALFQDLEDQWNIHRTFGWKRCAIRSAIIFLGVAVGESVPRFDIVMALIGGSLTGPLVFVLPPLIYSKAIALKARSIGASAPEVYSGSERRRSTGGMLTDPRAHSRSIYYGVLGVPKTEYHRYSYVYYDDLDDEFDEVTENENNGFINGQASEEFLMTRRGHDDGPLFLDASRPFNAYRKHAPSTQPVPRSKSCNFRRWNNWFGYLIVVFGIAITVSSTYINIKNTIRFVQFTPPCIVNATVEQNPL; encoded by the exons ATGAATCGCGAGAGAGTGCCGCTGCTTTTCAGAGAGGCCAATTCGGATCTGTCCCTTTTGTTCGCCACGTTATGCGTCGTCGACATCTTCGGCGTTTTTCCAATCATAGCGTTGCCGCGCGCAATCGTGCAGTGCG GATTATATGGGATTCCCCTGGTCCTCGTTGTGTTGGGCTTGCAAATTTATACAGCCGTTCTCCTTGGAAAATCATGGACGATCGCAACCACTCTAGATCCGCAAATTTCGCGGAAGAATCG ACATCCTCTTGCCGCTGTAACTGAATTGACATTAGGTACCCGGGCGAAGACCTTGGTAACTATAATCTTGGACCTTACGGTTTTTGGCTGCAGTATACCTAATTTATTAGTTG CGTCGCAAAATTTACAAATGTTCGGACTGAAAGTGTCAGGTCAACGATTTGACATATCGTTCTGCTATTGGCTTCTGGTCGTGGGTGTACTTTTGTGTCCAATTATGTGGCTTGGTAGTCCCCGCGATATGAA ATGGTTGGTTTCATTCTCCGCTACTGCTGTTATTCTCACTGCGACATTAATATGGTGGTGCATAATTGCTGACGATCGCGTGCTTGACGTTCTTCCGGTACCTACTTCTCCTGCCTGGGACAAATTTATTGCTGG ATATGGGATGCTGGCATTCCAGTTCGACGTGCATCCAACATTAATGACCGTGCAAGTAGATATGCATCGTCCTCAGGACATGAACAAAGCTGTTGTAATTTCTTTCTTAG TAAGCGGCTTCTTGTTCGCGGTCACCACCAGCCTAGCTGTTTGGAAGTATGGAGGCAGTACAACAGCTAACGTGCTACAAGTAGTTCCAGGAAGCTTCACTATGAGTGCCGCTATCCTACTCGCTGCTGTTCAGCTATGTTTGTCAAGCGCCGTGGGTCATTCAGCCCTCTTCCAGGATCTAGAGGACCAATGGAACATCCACCGAA CGTTTGGATGGAAAAGGTGCGCCATACGGTCAGCCATTATTTTCCTTGGCGTGGCAGTGGGGGAGTCTGTACCAAGATTTGACATCGTGATGGCTCTGATCGGAGGATCCTTAACTGGCCCGCTTGTCTTTGTCCTCCCACCTTTGATCTACTCGAAAGCTATCGCTTTGAAAGCAAGATCCATAGGAGCTTCCGCGCCTGAAGTATACTCAGGTTCTGAGAGACGCCGAAGCACTGGAGGCATGCTAACCGATCCAAGAGCTCACTCAAGGTCAATTTATTACGGTGTTTTAGGCGTGCCTAAAACCGAATACCATCGATACTCGTACGTTTACTACGACGACCTGGACGACGAGTTCGACGAGGTCACCGAGAATGAGAACAACGGCTTTATCAATGGACAGGCTAGCGAAGAGTTTCTAATGACCAGAAGAGGCCACGATGATGGACCGTTATTTTTAGATGCTAGTCGACCCTTCAATGCCTACAGAAAACATGCACCTTCTACTCAGCCAGTTCCAAGATCGAAGAGTTGCAATTTTAGAAGATGGAACAATTGGTTCGGCTACTTGATCGTTGTATTCGGTATCGCTATCACCGTATCCTCGACGTATATTAATATCAAAAACACGATACGTTTCGTGCAGTTTACGCCTCCTTGTATCGTGAATGCTACCGTTGAGCAGAATCCCCTATAA
- the LOC143365949 gene encoding putative pyruvate dehydrogenase E1 component subunit alpha, mitochondrial isoform X1: MIPGCIRNIGVQTSKRNFGSWNEVVSYFLNKKSNYATEATFETKPFRLHKLDSGPSTKVTLTKDDAADLYKKLHTIRRMETAAGNLYKEKIVRGFCHLYSGQEACAVGIKAALRSQDSVITAYRAHGWTYLMGIEPVGVLSELTGKKGGSAKGKGGSMHMYCKNFYGGNGIVGAQVPLGVGIAFAQKYMNTGGVCVALYGDGAANQGQVFEVYNMAKLWDLPCIFVCENNGYGMGTSMDRSSASTDYYSRGDYVPGIWVDGMDVLAVREATKFAIDHCTSGKGPIVMEAATYRYSGHSMSDPGTSYRTREEIQEVRQTKDPITGFKERILNANLITQDEVKAMEMAIKKTVDDAVKAAKADSEIPLEELTADICANFLEKEIRNVTPFNPLKHMRIGPAVNT, translated from the exons ATGATACCCGGCTGTATCAGGAACATAGGCGTGCAAACGTCAAAGCGAAAC TTCGGGAGCTGGAACGAG GTGGTATCTTACTTCCTCAACAAGAAAAGCAATTATGCCACAGAAGCTACGTTTGAAACGAAACCCTTCCGATTGCACAAACTGGACAGCGGGCCATCCACGAAAGTCACTCTTACTAAGGACGATGCTGCAGACTTATACAAGAAATTGCACACGATCCGTCGTATGGAAACGGCAGCGGGAAACCTCTACAAGGAGAAGATTGTCAGGGGTTTCTGCCATTTATACTCCGGCCAA GAAGCTTGCGCCGTTGGTATCAAGGCCGCTCTTAGGTCACAGGACTCTGTGATTACGGCCTACCGTGCTCACGGATGGACGTACTTGATGGGAATCGAACCAGTCGGTGTACTCTCCGAACTGACTGGTAAAAAAGGAGGTAGCGCGAAGGGCAAAGGTGGTTCCATGCACATGTACTGCAAGAACTTCTACGGTGGAAATGGCATTGTCGGTGCTCAA GTGCCACTAGGAGTTGGAATCGCTTTCGCTCAAAAGTACATGAACACAGGTGGAGTATGTGTTGCGCTGTATGGAGATGGGGCAGCTAACCAGGGGCAGGTATTCGAAGTGTACAATATGGCCAAATTGTGGGATCTCCCTTGTATCTTCGTTTGCGAGAACAATGGATATGGTATGGGTACCAGCATGGATCGTTCTTCTGCAAGTACTGACTACTACTCACGAGGAGACTACGTACCTGGAATCTGG GTGGACGGTATGGATGTTCTGGCAGTCAGGGAAGCCACAAAGTTCGCCATAGACCATTGCACATCCGGTAAAGGTCCCATTGTCATGGAGGCTGCGACGTACAGATACAGCGGCCACAGTATGTCTGACCCTGGGACCAGTTACCGTACGAGGGAAGAAATCCAAGAAGTGAGGCAGACTAAAGACCCCATCACTGGTTTCAAGGAACGGATACTGAATGCGAATCTCATTACTCAGGATGAAGTAAAA GCAATGGAGATGGCCATAAAGAAGACGGTGGACGATGCCGTGAAAGCTGCGAAGGCAGACAGCGAGATTCCATTAGAAGAACTCACAGCCGACATTTGCGCCAACTTCTTAGAGAAAGAAATTCGTAATGTGACTCCGTTTAATCCCCTGAAGCACATGAGGATAGGGCCCGCGGTTAATACCTAA